Proteins encoded together in one Planctomicrobium piriforme window:
- a CDS encoding ABC transporter ATP-binding protein translates to MADNSTPEATRRHPTRSNWQLLKRLISLGLEYRVPCAGMLAFDLSLVALSLGSLGMTGVGIDYIRHVSDPGSPPPRFPFGWTPPESATPFGVVCMIAGTVLGLALLAAGLRFASAIASAALSQRVLIRIRTDVYTRLQQLSFQFYDAGESSSIINRAAGDANAVRTFVDGVMVKVLTVLLTLSVYLYYMLQMHVPLTLACLATTPLLWIGAAIFSRVVQPAYRRASELGDVLIRALVENVQGAHVVKGFAREPEEIAKFKAATDRIREQKESIFFRVSVFQPIMGLLTQFNMLVLIAYGGVLVVRGELALGTGMFVFANLLQEFANQIGQIVNIANTIQGSLISAERVFEVIDAPVTIVARPNAVTLPRVQGRLTVDNIGFGYDPDQPVLSGMSFDVRPGERIGITGETGSGKSTLLSLVMRFYDVNAGRILVDGHDLRDVELDSLRRNIGLVFQESFLFSHTIAANIAFGRPQATLDEIARAARLAAAHDFISELPEGYDTVIGEYGANLSGGQRQRLALARALLLDPPILLLDDATASIDPETEHEIEQAIQQAMQNRTTLVVSNRIATLRRTDRIIVLQQGRITAIGTHAELLRTSEYYCCLAELQFADSINGLKVNSGDRTPKREVTGARSAS, encoded by the coding sequence CAGCCTGGGGATGACCGGAGTCGGCATTGACTACATCCGGCACGTCTCCGATCCAGGCAGTCCGCCGCCGCGATTTCCATTCGGTTGGACACCCCCGGAATCGGCCACGCCGTTTGGCGTGGTCTGCATGATCGCGGGCACGGTGCTGGGACTCGCACTGCTCGCCGCTGGCTTACGATTCGCTTCGGCGATCGCCTCCGCAGCGCTCTCGCAACGGGTGCTGATCCGCATTCGGACGGACGTTTACACCCGACTGCAGCAATTGAGCTTTCAGTTTTACGACGCCGGGGAAAGCAGTTCGATCATCAATCGCGCGGCGGGCGATGCCAACGCTGTTCGGACTTTCGTCGACGGCGTGATGGTCAAGGTGCTGACCGTTTTGCTGACGCTGTCGGTGTACCTGTACTACATGCTGCAGATGCATGTGCCGCTGACGCTCGCCTGCCTGGCGACGACACCGCTGCTGTGGATCGGTGCGGCGATCTTTTCACGCGTGGTGCAGCCAGCCTATCGCCGTGCCAGCGAACTCGGCGACGTCCTCATTCGGGCACTTGTCGAAAACGTGCAGGGCGCCCATGTCGTCAAAGGCTTTGCCCGAGAGCCGGAAGAGATTGCCAAGTTCAAAGCGGCGACCGACCGCATCCGCGAGCAGAAAGAATCGATCTTCTTTCGGGTAAGCGTTTTTCAGCCGATCATGGGTTTGCTGACCCAGTTCAACATGCTGGTGCTGATCGCGTACGGCGGCGTGCTGGTGGTGCGAGGCGAACTCGCTCTCGGCACCGGGATGTTCGTGTTCGCCAACCTGTTGCAGGAGTTTGCCAACCAGATCGGCCAGATCGTGAACATCGCCAACACGATCCAGGGAAGCCTCATCAGCGCGGAACGAGTCTTCGAAGTGATCGACGCTCCCGTCACGATTGTCGCCAGACCGAATGCGGTCACGCTGCCGCGCGTGCAGGGGCGGTTGACGGTCGACAACATCGGCTTCGGCTACGATCCCGATCAACCGGTGCTGTCCGGGATGTCGTTTGATGTGCGGCCGGGAGAACGAATCGGAATCACTGGTGAAACCGGTTCCGGCAAAAGCACTCTGCTAAGTCTCGTGATGCGGTTCTATGACGTGAATGCCGGGCGCATTTTGGTTGACGGCCACGATCTGCGGGACGTCGAACTCGATTCGCTGCGGCGAAACATCGGACTGGTGTTTCAGGAAAGCTTTCTCTTCAGCCACACCATCGCCGCGAACATCGCGTTCGGCCGGCCGCAGGCGACGCTGGACGAGATCGCCAGAGCCGCGCGACTCGCCGCGGCACATGATTTCATCTCAGAGCTGCCAGAGGGCTACGACACGGTCATTGGGGAGTACGGCGCGAATCTTTCCGGCGGACAGCGGCAACGGCTGGCGCTCGCCCGGGCGTTGTTGCTCGATCCACCGATCCTGCTCCTCGACGACGCCACGGCCTCCATCGATCCCGAAACAGAACACGAAATCGAACAGGCGATTCAGCAGGCGATGCAGAACCGCACCACGCTCGTGGTCTCGAATCGCATTGCCACGCTGCGGCGGACCGATCGGATCATCGTCCTGCAACAGGGACGCATCACCGCCATCGGCACGCATGCCGAGCTGTTGCGGACCTCGGAATATTACTGCTGCCTGGCGGAACTGCAGTTCGCGGACAGCATCAACGGCTTGAAAGTGAACTCCGGAGACCGCACTCCTAAACGGGAAGTGACCGGCGCAAGGAGTGCCTCGTGA